The Bombus vancouverensis nearcticus chromosome 12, iyBomVanc1_principal, whole genome shotgun sequence genome contains a region encoding:
- the LOC117154985 gene encoding tRNA (guanine-N(7)-)-methyltransferase isoform X3 produces the protein MSELLPLPQKKYYRQRAHSNPIADHCLEYPIKPDLMNWGSLYPFYFVTNEGESKEQNLSQKCVEFVDIGCGYGGLLVTLSLMFPENLILGMEIRVKVSDYVMDRIAALRSQNPGQYQNIACLRTNAMKYLPNYFHKGQLKKMFFLYPDPHFKKSKHKWRIINKTLLAEYAYVLTEGAIVYTVTDVKDLHEWIVKHFREHPLFDDVSKEELVETTHRCSQY, from the exons ATGTCAGAACTACTACCATTGCCACAAAAAAAATATTACAGACAACGTGCACACTCCAATCCCATAGCGGATCACTGCTTAGAATA TCCTATCAAACCGGATTTAATGAATTGGGGTTCATTATATCCGTTTTATTTTGTAACTAATGAAGGAGAGTCCAAAGAACAGAATCTTTCACAGAAATGTGTTGAGTTTGTAGATATTGGTTGTGGCTATGGAGGACTATTag TTACATTGTCATTAATGTTTCCTGAAAATTTAATTCTTGGAATGGAGATTAGAGTAAAAGTGTCTGACTATGTTATGGATCGTATAGCTGCATTAAGATCACAAAATCCAGGACAATACCAAAACATTGCATGTCTGAGGACTAATGCAATGAAGTATCTACCAAATTACTTTCACAAAGGCCAG ttGAAGAAGATGTTTTTCTTATATCCAGATCCACATTTTAAAAAGTCCAAGCATAAATGGAGGATTATAAATAAGACACTTTTGGCAGAATATGCTTATGTGTTAACTGAAGGA GCCATTGTATATACAGTGACAGATGTTAAAGACTTACATGAATGGATAGTGAAACATTTCCGTGAACATCCATTGTTTGATGATGTTTCTAAAGAAGAATTG GTAGAAACCACACATCGATGCAGTCAATACTGA
- the LOC117154985 gene encoding tRNA (guanine-N(7)-)-methyltransferase isoform X2, whose product MSELLPLPQKKYYRQRAHSNPIADHCLEYPIKPDLMNWGSLYPFYFVTNEGESKEQNLSQKCVEFVDIGCGYGGLLVTLSLMFPENLILGMEIRVKVSDYVMDRIAALRSQNPGQYQNIACLRTNAMKYLPNYFHKGQLKKMFFLYPDPHFKKSKHKWRIINKTLLAEYAYVLTEGAIVYTVTDVKDLHEWIVKHFREHPLFDDVSKEELKPHIDAVNTEIYRK is encoded by the exons ATGTCAGAACTACTACCATTGCCACAAAAAAAATATTACAGACAACGTGCACACTCCAATCCCATAGCGGATCACTGCTTAGAATA TCCTATCAAACCGGATTTAATGAATTGGGGTTCATTATATCCGTTTTATTTTGTAACTAATGAAGGAGAGTCCAAAGAACAGAATCTTTCACAGAAATGTGTTGAGTTTGTAGATATTGGTTGTGGCTATGGAGGACTATTag TTACATTGTCATTAATGTTTCCTGAAAATTTAATTCTTGGAATGGAGATTAGAGTAAAAGTGTCTGACTATGTTATGGATCGTATAGCTGCATTAAGATCACAAAATCCAGGACAATACCAAAACATTGCATGTCTGAGGACTAATGCAATGAAGTATCTACCAAATTACTTTCACAAAGGCCAG ttGAAGAAGATGTTTTTCTTATATCCAGATCCACATTTTAAAAAGTCCAAGCATAAATGGAGGATTATAAATAAGACACTTTTGGCAGAATATGCTTATGTGTTAACTGAAGGA GCCATTGTATATACAGTGACAGATGTTAAAGACTTACATGAATGGATAGTGAAACATTTCCGTGAACATCCATTGTTTGATGATGTTTCTAAAGAAGAATTG AAACCACACATCGATGCAGTCAATACTGAAATATACAGGAAATAG
- the LOC117154985 gene encoding tRNA (guanine-N(7)-)-methyltransferase isoform X1: MSELLPLPQKKYYRQRAHSNPIADHCLEYPIKPDLMNWGSLYPFYFVTNEGESKEQNLSQKCVEFVDIGCGYGGLLVTLSLMFPENLILGMEIRVKVSDYVMDRIAALRSQNPGQYQNIACLRTNAMKYLPNYFHKGQLKKMFFLYPDPHFKKSKHKWRIINKTLLAEYAYVLTEGAIVYTVTDVKDLHEWIVKHFREHPLFDDVSKEELDKDPIVEKLYESTEEGQKVTRNKGDKFLAVFKRIPDPFENKIS, encoded by the exons ATGTCAGAACTACTACCATTGCCACAAAAAAAATATTACAGACAACGTGCACACTCCAATCCCATAGCGGATCACTGCTTAGAATA TCCTATCAAACCGGATTTAATGAATTGGGGTTCATTATATCCGTTTTATTTTGTAACTAATGAAGGAGAGTCCAAAGAACAGAATCTTTCACAGAAATGTGTTGAGTTTGTAGATATTGGTTGTGGCTATGGAGGACTATTag TTACATTGTCATTAATGTTTCCTGAAAATTTAATTCTTGGAATGGAGATTAGAGTAAAAGTGTCTGACTATGTTATGGATCGTATAGCTGCATTAAGATCACAAAATCCAGGACAATACCAAAACATTGCATGTCTGAGGACTAATGCAATGAAGTATCTACCAAATTACTTTCACAAAGGCCAG ttGAAGAAGATGTTTTTCTTATATCCAGATCCACATTTTAAAAAGTCCAAGCATAAATGGAGGATTATAAATAAGACACTTTTGGCAGAATATGCTTATGTGTTAACTGAAGGA GCCATTGTATATACAGTGACAGATGTTAAAGACTTACATGAATGGATAGTGAAACATTTCCGTGAACATCCATTGTTTGATGATGTTTCTAAAGAAGAATTG gaTAAAGATCCTattgttgaaaaattatatgaaaGCACAGAAGAAGGTCAAAAGGTAACAAGAAATAAAGGAGATAAATTTTTGGCTGTATTTAAACGCATTCCAGATCCATTTGAGAACAAAATTAGTTGA